The nucleotide sequence TGAGCAGAGATACAGATGAGATCAAAACAGTAGGGAAGTTAACATCCATACCATAACATGTAACTAACCACCAGTGACTACTATTCTGTCGAAGTTATGACAGGAGTTCCTAAAATAGTTCATCAAGATTACTGCACTAGCTTCCAAAGAAATGGTTGGGTATTCGAATAGGTACGTATCCAGCACAATTCAAGAAAACAGTGCCAAATTGTTCAGATACACTAGGTGACATAATAAGTGCACATCAGGTGACGGAACAATATCATGCATTTAATGTTCAGAAACGCCCTTCAAGCAAATTGTTCGAACTTTACACAAATGGTCACACAACTATAATGGTGGTGCTTCTAAAGAGCATTGACAAATTACcccaaaaaaattcaaaataagaGGATTTCAACCAATCCAACAGAAGAATACAATCATAGATCATGATTAACGCTTAACCACAAGATGCTTAGGTTCCCCACAATATGCAGAAACATGGATATCAGAAAATGCACGATTCCATACCTTTACAACAGAAGCTACAGTTCCTGAAGGTTTCGAGGGGtcaggaatttgaaagattgcACAATGTCTACTAGGATCAAATTTCTCATTCAAAGGATCAAACTTTTCAACTCCAAACTTCTTAAAAACCTGTTCAATTTTGAAGGCATAGATTGAATACAGGGTACACTGTCAGTTTCATCATACATTAGTGGGAATATTGGTTGAGAGAAATGCTACTAAAAGGCATTGTACACAAGTTTCAAAATCAAAGCATAAATTATAATATCCGCAACAGATTACCTCACCAAGTTGTTTATCTGTCATGTCCACACCCTCCAACAGTGTTTTTAGTAGTGGAACAGCTCCAGTAGAATCTTTAGATGTATCTATTTTTGAGAAGCTTTCCTTAACAACAGATGATGCTCTAGTCAAATTGTCAGCGACATCTAACAGGCTCTTGGAGAAATTCTGCATATATAATTGCCATAGACTATATAAGCAAGAATTAACAGTTTAAATGCAACTGAATGTACATATAAAGTATATAACAGCATCTACGTGATTTGAAATTTCAAGATGGAGGTGCATAGGTAAAGACAACAGACCTGCACAGCATACTTTTTTGAGTTCTCAGATTCACGCTTTGTCCTAGCTATGACATTTTCCATTTCTGCATAACTTCGCAAAACCTTGTCCTTCATATCATTGATTTCTTCATCTTTTGACTTCAACAATCCATCCTTCTCAAGAACTAGCTGCACCAGATCCTCCTTTGACAAATCAACGTCTTCAGTGCCTGAATCAGGAAATGCAGTTCATTTAGAACCTCACTTCTTATAGGCTTATGCCATGGGACATGGAGTTCTGTGAACCTATCTTGTCATGTTTTCTCAATTGAACATGAACTACCTTCATTTGACACATTTGTGGAATTCTCCTGGTCCTTGCGTTGGTTTTCCTCCTTATCACTTAGTTCCGGGGAAGTGGATGAAAATCCAAAACGTTGAAAAATGGTGGTTGAGTATCTCAAGGGCTGATTCAACATATATGGGACCTGCTTGTCAAAAAAGTACGTAACCAAATTAAGAATATAAAGGATATGACAATGTCTTCCAGTTATAACTGACACCGTTCAAGTTATATTGTGTGTGGGTTGGGGGCAGGGAACCTCACAAAATAAACGATGAGAAAGtaactttatttttaaaaataaaaagcatGAGCTCTGCTAATTCTTTGCTACAAGAGCATAAAAATACAAAGGTGCAGGTGTGATTCAAGAAAGTGATACATCCAGAACAAGTTGATCCAGTTGCTGATGGCTATCCACCTGCTTCCAACTAACTATTTATTCTTTTATCATGGCAATGACTGCTGAAGTTAGTGATGAGGAGTCCTCAAAGATGCGCCGGTATTTGTGTTTACATATATGCAAGCATGAGTAGTAAGTTCAGGTTGAATCCCCAAAATATTTAGTGGACTCAGTGTTGCATAGTGGAAGTGTATGTTAACTGAATGGCTATGATACAATGGTGTACCAACCATTCATAGTATATAAAATACACTCAAGTCTTCTTCTTGAATAATAATCGTaattactaaaaaaaatgaGGTATCGTCCAACTTCCCACTCCTGCTTGTATCAGAGCTGGTGCAGCATTGCAACAAAGATACACTTATGAAATAAAATTGAGTATGGCGTAGTCATTCCTACGATGTATTATCGATCATGTTACAGAAGCAAACTATTCATACAAACAAATACTTGATCTCCATTAAACTATAATTTCTGACAATTACTAGTTTACTGAACATAATAATCTGCCACCCCTGCGACTTAAGGGCGGATTCTCTTCAAATTTCTCCATCACCATTATAAAATAATACGAATAGAACTCTAAAACCCTCCACAAAAACATCTATAGACAAATTTTCCACAGCGCAAGCCACCTGAAACGGCACATCCTAAAACCCTCCCAATCCCCCTTGTGACATCTCGGCGTGCGCAGAGGTGGCGAAGAAGAGCACATTAAAACTTCACAACAAGCACCACGAGAGGAAGCATAGAAGGATTCTCACCCCGAGCCACGgctccgcagccgccgccttcgccgcggtCACCACGGGCAgcgacagcgccgccgccgggcaccgccgccgcctcgcggccgacgccgccaccgcggcgacGCATTGCCTCGACGCCCGCGCGAGGAGGCGCGACGCCGCCACCATCTGGTCGGTCCCCCTCTACGTACGCCCGCGGCCGAGTCGAGGGGGGGAGGATCGGAGCGGctcggttggcggcggcggcggaagcttCTGGAAGAGAACGGCACAGCTTTAGCTTGCGAGAGGGGAAGAAGACGATGttcgtggaggaggaggggaaaatGACTGTTATGCCCATGGACATTTGGACACGGATGCGGTGTGTGTAGCCAATAGGTCCAGGGGTATTTGCGTCTTTGCACAGGGTGGTTCATGCCATCAACTTATCGCGCAAGAAGCTTTATTAAGAAAATGCGAATAGTAGGGAGTGATATAATTTGTCTAGCCCATCAttttgtggagctagccggaagattATTGTGCGGTTCTCCAAAAGCTTTTTTAGATGTGTTCGTATTTGTATAGtgttgttttattattattgcGAGTATTAATCAGAGTAATAAGGTAATAGTATGAACAGTGAGATCATTAATTTACATTAACAAAGTAAGCGATGCCGGTAAAGAACTGCAACTTGTAAAACGAATCTAGGTGCTCCGGTTGTTTTGCTACAGAATGTTCTTGTGACAAGGGGTGGATTAGCCTTTGATTTGATGAGCTAATACAGACCTatggtgataaaaaaaaagtatgtcaGAGTCTTTATGCTACCTAGCAtgaaattaacaaaaaaaaaaaaaacaggcacGAAATTGACTGGTCATAAACTATATGAGCAGGGTTCTATTCTATATTAAggaaatcacaaaaaaaactgtcaaaaaattttaaacgTGGTTTAGAATGTCCGGAATAATTAAAAACGTGAAAAACATTTTaccaaatttaaaatagttttttgaaaattttgggcGAAATAGTATCCTATTTGAGGGAGGGGGACCCAAATTCCTGAAATGAGGTGTTcgtagttgtttttttttttccgaacaCGCTGGAGAGCTATCCATCATTATATTAAGAAGAGAATGGAGCcaagtatgacaaaaaaaaaaagactcgaAGAAGAGAGAGGCGTTTGCAATTATCACACTGTTTTCCCCTTCCATACCATCCCCTAAACATGACTGAACTGACAGTACATACTAGGAGGATGAAAACAGTACCTTATTTATCAGACATATGTACTAACAAGGCAATACGAATTAAACTGGAAAAAAATATTCCACAAGCACTAGTGTGTTTTTACTTAGTACATAACCAGCATGCAAAAGATCAGCCAACTTTTACTgaacttcttttttcttcttcatcttACCATTTGTACGATACTCCTCATACATCCCTTGTTTTTTCAGCACAAGGCATTATATATTTGCTTTGATGTTTTAGGCACTCAAAATGCGAGATTGGTCTGAATGAGAGGATAAAGGGAAACAATGGGGAAACGCCGTTTACCGCCATTGCGGAGCAAGAAGAATAGCCAGCAAAAACGCAGGATGCCACCATTGTACACCGCCGCTGCACGGCCTCCTCAAGAAGGCTGGAGCATCAGAGAGCGTGTCAATTTCAGGATCGCAATTGGAAGGTATGAAAAACAAATGTTCGCACAAATCTTTGCTAATATTCAGAAAACTTGAGGTTTGTGACTAGCAGATAGCTGAACTAGACACACCCAATGTAGATCACCTGGATTGTCCTATTAATCTCCAGATTTCAGCTTTCTGACTAGCAGATCACTGCAAATTTGTATATTCAGATTGCATCGCATTCTATGGAAGTACTTTAGTATTGGTGAAAAAAACGTTTATTCAATCATGTTTCTGGGGCTCTGCAGATTTGGTCAGGACTGGCCTAGAGTTGCACAGTTTATCAGCACAAAATCTACTGGTCAAGTATGTATCTGAACATGTATTCACTGCCTGCCTTTTAAACTAGCAACAGAATGCAATGCATAGCCTTATGAAATGTATAACCTCTTAACCTATTTTGCTTATCAGATCTGTGTCTATGCCGAGGAATATTTCCTGAAGCGTCACACACATAGCCCAGTGAAGAATAAAAGGATTCTGATTATCAGCTCAGGTTGTTGACAGGAGcaacacatttaaagtatttcTACGCTGAAGCAACTGCAATTGAAGAACTGAATCATCTGAATTGTAAACTATGGGGTTGTTCAGATTAATAACATTttaaaccataccattttttggtaaaattgctaaataaagttttttttatcaaactttaGTAAATGCATAAGGAATCCTGCCAACTTGACAATATTGtcaatttaccaaaatttggtaaggtttattttggctacaatctgaacagcctCTATATCAGTCTCAAATGACCTCAAGGTTCCACCACATGAATCATTGATGGTATTATTTCAGCTACAAATAGTTACTCAAACTGCTATCTGCACCTTGCAAGGGAAATCTCCACTGGAAGTGTGGccaaatttcacaaaaaaattctACTCATTGAAGAAATAAAAGGACTGTTGAGGTTACAACAACATAAACTAATACAACATTTCAACAAAACATCATGCAACATTGTTTCACATATCCCATTTCCACGCACCTAGTGCCCTACCACTACCTAACCTAGTCACATCTGATATCACATGTCATTGGATTACAGTATATACATACGTGCACATTGATTGAACACAAATGCACCAAGTGTTGAAACATTATACAGAAAGGTTGATTTATCAATGAGAAGGATTCCCCCTTCTCCAAATGAATAATCAATGAGAGAGCACGGTGTTAGATACTGACCCTACAAGCCTAGACAAAAAAATGCTCTACTCTTTCACCTACATATTAATAATTTTACAACAGCTGTGAAAAGATGATTAAGCCCAGATCGGAAGAGAAACGTTAGCAGATATAGCCTGGCCACACCCAGTATTCACTGAGGGGGTCTGAGCCTGCTGTACAGCTCACAACCCGGGCGGCCAAAAAAGTATTCCATCGACCAATTTGGCGCCTTAGCAGGATCAATTGCTCGAGTGCTTCACTTCTCACTAGCTGTATAGGTCACATAAGTAGGACGTGCAGATGGCTAATTGCTTCAACTTTCAGGTGAGGGAGGCCTACGGCTGTACGGTACATAATAGGAGGTTTCCTGCCCAATTGGTGTTTGGAGAAGAGGGTTCCATCGATCAAAGATGATGCGACCACCTCGCCCAATCCTACCCCGGCACCTAAATGGTGGCATGGTTGCACCATTCTCAATGGGAGGATCTGGTGGTGGCTTTATACCTGCTGCTAGCAACTTCTCAGGATCCAATGGTCTTGTGAATAACAATACTggctcctcaggatcctgcattTTCAGTAAAGTGGTAATTAGTTGACAAAAATAACTATAACAAACGAATTTCCTATACAACGTACATGACAGGATTCTATTAAGGGTTGATAACCTTAGAGATGAGCTATAAGAAAACGGCGCATTCACGCCATTATCTGACATTGTAACAAATCTGAACTTTCTAAAATGGCCCCTTCTAAAATTTCTGGCTCCAAGGAAGCCAAGCCACTAGCTGGCCTGTTTCAATTTAGATGATTACCTCTATTTTCAATTTATCATCTGCATTTTCTTAGAAGTAAATCAAGTAATATTCAAATAGCACTtcccacaaaaaaaaagcacTTAATGCTCCAATCTGTGGAGCTTAAAAATACAGTACTTCATTGCCAAACTGCCATCAGTTCTGTAACCCAACTGTCTTACATGAAAGAGAGTGAGGCAGTGAGAAAAGGTGATCACATACCCTTTTAAACACCCAGCCATTCTGCTGTGGCCTCCTTTTTAGTTCGCGCTCACGCTTTATACGCAATGTAGGGATTACGGATAGCTTATGATCAGCGAATCGAGGACGGAAAACAGGTGGCCGGATATATGGTTGTTCAGTTGTCGTGTCATCTGAATCTGCGTAATCATCTTCACTCGATCCAAATCTACTAGAAACTTGCTGGAAGCCTGACAGTGCAGTCCCTTCATCAACAAGCTGGGCTTCATGCTGAACAAGGAAAGAGGATGACAGTAAATTAGTCAAACAATAAAAAGTATCCAGGTATGACCAAAGAACAAAAATAGCAAGACTATAACATCAATCAAAGTTAAATACTGTAATGAGCTACAGCGGACAATAATCAGGCAGAGATATTTATTGAATTTTCTTCGACATTTTCTGTTCTATGATGTGCTAAATTTATACTATAGAATTATAGTATCAACTGCAAGTGGTCTTGGGTGAACAAAGTATAAAACCATTCCCCAATATCAATTATGGGAGTGGTTGAAGCTATGCCGCTACCATTTTCTTATGTGTGTACTGTTCCTTATAAGTTTAAGGTTTACAAGAAACCATGCCAGCTCCACATGGACACATGGATAGCTAGGTACACAGACTGCAAATGTTCTTTTGAAGATAAAGAACCAAAGCAAGATTACGGACAGAATTCAGGAACTGTTTAGGCCGTTCACCCCAAATACAAGCACATAAATTATTTATAAAGAGAAAAGTTTTAGACTGTAATGTATGATGGTTTATACCTTATATTTCATCTGAATGCGTCGAAGGTTGACCTCGCATTCCATGGCCTCCCGTTTTGTCTCTTCCCTCTGCGAAGAATGTATTATTTAGTTGCAGAAGTATAATTTGGCATGTTAATGCTGATGAACCACCGTAAGGCCAGTTCATTCATGAACTAACCTTAACCAAAGCATCCATAAGTGCCTTTGCCTGGTCCAAGTTGCGCCGTACCTAATAGAAATTTTCAAGGTAGCATTGTGAGAACTAGAATAATGAAAAAGCATATAGTACTTAAAATGTAAGAATTCAAAAGCCACAGCTAACCGATTATCATTCACAGGATAAGACAAGGAAATGATGTTTCAGAATTTAAGTTATACACACAAAACTAGCACAGCACTCAAGTTGAGAGCTATGTATAAAATAGAAACAGAATGAAGCAAAAAGCCCTTAAAGCTAAAAATAAAGAAACTGTTGGgactttttctctttttgagaGGAAACTGTTGGAATTTGAAACAAAGAAAAGTGGCAAATGGCAATTATTCCATTCAATAACATGGATATTAAATTAAGCAGAACAAACCAATCATTTCAACCAAGATAACAGAAGTTCTCCCCAAACAAGACAACTTGCAGAGAAGAGTTTGCATTAAAGTTAAAATTATTTACAGAAAGACCTTCTTGTGTTCATTTCTCTAGAGCAACTACACAGCTAAGTTCCTCTTTGTCAACAaacaatagcaaatcaagagtGCACAAAAAAGAATAAAGGACTAGAGTTTTACTAATTAACGTGCAGATgaaacatgaaaaatattgaaaaacagATTTCTCCATATCAAATCTTGGTAATCTTGAGACATGATTTAACAAATTAAGAGCTTCAACAGTGTAAGCAGACAAATTGGTTTATAATGCTTCTAGTAAGGTGTAAAAACTGAGTACATTGCATAGACCTCCTCCACAATAATATAGTAGGATTAGTGTTTATCATACACTGGTACACTGAGAACCTCATCAAGCAGAATAATGAACAAAATATCTTCAAAGATTTCAATTCAGATTTTATAAACAGCTAATTTATCCTATAATCAAAATATTATGTAGTTATTATATCCAGTAGGATGTAAAGGGATAAAAAACAGCCATAAAAGGttctataaagaaaaaaaacaaattgttgCTTACCATGCGAAGTTTTTCGAATGATTGAATATTATTTTCTCGCCTTTGCATCtggaaaaggaagaaaacattATGCATATACAAAATAGAGACCTGATCAGAGATAGATATTATCCCTCCACAAAGCTTGCCTAGCAACTAATGCTCCCAGAAGGTCACATGATTGCATACTATGTTAAATAAAAATGATATCTGATTTCAAGTTACTCACCCTTCTTGTATGAAGTCGATGTGCCTTCTCTCTTGGTCTGAATACATTATAAGGGTTTGTATCATTCACTGGTGGAGGCGGCTTCACGAAAACAAAAGCAATAGTCAACAGTAATGCAACCGAGAAACAAGAATCATGAAATAACAGAGTAACAGTTCCTCCAGTCCTCCAGACTTGAGCATAACTTGGACAAAACCAACCTGACAAAAACTTATATTCTATGGCTGATGGCTTACAAACCCAACTATTCATTGTCAGTTTGGTGCATCCTTCGTTTTAATCAGACTGCTTCAACAAATGTTGTAGTTTGGTACAACTGTATGGATGTTTTTATGCACCAACTGAGTGAATTAGCATATACATTTTAATCAGACTGCTTCAACAAATGTTGTAGTTTAGTGTTATCCCATGTGATATCTTTGGCTTGCACTAATTTTTGGCTTCGAAGCAACACTACAGAACCAAAGTGAGTTACTCCGGTTATATTTTGTCTTTGCTCAACATAGTTAAAGTCACTGGATTTTTGCTTATTTGATTTATAAGCCAATGGGCTTAGCTGAATTTGCCCAAACAGCTTTAGAAAAGGTCACACACATATGTTTGAagttgatgaagatgaagatgaagttagGGCATGCAAAATGAGAAAtccattagtgcatgattatctggatttttaattattacaaacttgaaaattgggtttatttgatattttaagcaacttctatatagaaagtttttgcacgaaacacattgtttagcagtttggaaagcgtgctaacggaaatCGAGGAAAAATCTGTATCTTAATTAGAAAAGAACACGAATTATTTTGAAGCCAGGATAATGAACTTAACCAAACTACCGATACGAACATTTCAGGACAAAGCATCCAAAAGGCAAAAATATAGCCCAATATCTGCATTGATACTGCAGGGTTATTAGATGTTATTTCATTAAACGAACTAACAGGTTTTAGTTTACTATGTTTGTTGGTTAGCTTCTCAGATACAATTGTGCGGTCCCATTTGGACAATgggattgggaaaaaaattccCACCCACTAAAGGATAACTTTTAATCCTAGCAACTCATTCTGCCTACCTCATTTCATCCTCATCCTTCACTTTCCCTATCCCAATCCCAcccctctcaaccaatcatccAAACAAGGCCTGGGTGGTTAGTTCTTGTTTCTTGACATGCAAACAAACATATCATACTTTGATTTCAACAATTGGCAGGATATTACTGTAATATAAAATTAACCAATCTTGTGTATATGTTAGACCTCAGAATATGCGGTTGGCTTTCATCAAGTATTTACTCCTTGTGTATACACTAGACCTCATAACAACCATGCATACAATTTATTAACTGAAGTAACCATAGCAGGTACTACATTAATTcacaatatttacaaaaattcTATTGTTAgactatacttaaaaaaatgtcGCACTTCACATCTGTGATGCATATTTCATTTAT is from Oryza sativa Japonica Group chromosome 9, ASM3414082v1 and encodes:
- the LOC4346621 gene encoding grpE protein homolog 2, mitochondrial translates to MVAASRLLARASRQCVAAVAASAARRRRCPAAALSLPVVTAAKAAAAEPWLGVPYMLNQPLRYSTTIFQRFGFSSTSPELSDKEENQRKDQENSTNVSNEGTEDVDLSKEDLVQLVLEKDGLLKSKDEEINDMKDKVLRSYAEMENVIARTKRESENSKKYAVQNFSKSLLDVADNLTRASSVVKESFSKIDTSKDSTGAVPLLKTLLEGVDMTDKQLGEVFKKFGVEKFDPLNEKFDPSRHCAIFQIPDPSKPSGTVASVVKVGYMLHDRVLRPAEVGVTEGGPTTTEEAAENSEQKSSEV
- the LOC4346622 gene encoding uncharacterized protein, producing the protein MAMSRLSFRPRPLDIHKKLPILKSAREFEDDDPTAAAVAVARAGVLLRQSAPELTAATTATEGEGNPTPTKKNIQEIPTPQFDAVDTYERDYTRTFAQPTCYIRGRGARAEIGEFVEYDLDNEDEDWLEDFNNERKNLNPEKLEVLLFKLEILDHKARERAGAITPTFIGPVPVLLQLDAAMEALQYLSVRYGVFQAVYSYWKDKRERWQKPILRRLQPPPPVNDTNPYNVFRPREKAHRLHTRRMQRRENNIQSFEKLRMVRRNLDQAKALMDALVKREETKREAMECEVNLRRIQMKYKHEAQLVDEGTALSGFQQVSSRFGSSEDDYADSDDTTTEQPYIRPPVFRPRFADHKLSVIPTLRIKRERELKRRPQQNGWVFKRDPEEPVLLFTRPLDPEKLLAAGIKPPPDPPIENGATMPPFRCRGRIGRGGRIIFDRWNPLLQTPIGQETSYYVPYSRRPPSPES